In the genome of Gemmatimonadota bacterium, the window CGACGCGCTCCGCGCCGATCAGGCGTGCGCCCGCGTACGCGCCCAGGGACTGGCCGTACGCCACCGGATCGCCGACGGCCAGATCAGTCACCCCCTCGCCCACCGCGTCCACCACGCCCGCTCCCTCCGAGCCGATGATCGCGGGCAGCGCGAGCGGGTAGAGGCCCGTCCGATGATAAGTGTCGATGAAATTCAAACCGATCGCTTCGTGGACGAGGCGAATCTGACCCGGCCCGGGCGCCGGAACCTCGAGCCCTTCCACCACCAGCGCGTCCGGTCCGCCGGGCTCGTGAACCCGCACCGCCACGGTGCGCAGCGGCCCTGTCACGAACGGTCCGCTTCCTGGGCGGCCGCGGGAGGCAGCGCCGCGATCGCCGTGATCTCTACCTTGAAGCCACCCAGCGCGGCGCCCACCACGGCGCGGGCCGGATAGGGCGGCGAGAACACCTCCTGATAGACCTCGTTGAACTCCGCCCAGTCGCCTATGTCGGCCAGGTAGACGGTTACGGACGCCACGTCGCTCAGGTCGGCCCCGGCGGCCTCCAGCACACGCCGGACGTTCGCCAGGGTGCGTCGCACCTGGTCGGCGAACGGAGCGTCCGTCTCTACCAGCCCGGTTTCCGGATTCAGCGGCACCTGACCCGAGGTGAACAACAGCGAGCCCACCCGCACGGCGGGCGTGTAAGCGCCGACCGCGGTGCCGCGGCCTTCCGGCTGCGGAGCGGGCGTCCAGCTTCTAT includes:
- a CDS encoding Rid family detoxifying hydrolase, which encodes MTDRSWTPAPQPEGRGTAVGAYTPAVRVGSLLFTSGQVPLNPETGLVETDAPFADQVRRTLANVRRVLEAAGADLSDVASVTVYLADIGDWAEFNEVYQEVFSPPYPARAVVGAALGGFKVEITAIAALPPAAAQEADRS